The nucleotide sequence tgTGATCTTACTTCTGCACATTTCAGATGTGTGCTACTTTTTAATGTGTGTGACCTATGAGAAGCTATAAATATGTTAAGGAAAAAAGtacatacatataaatgtgtGCGTGCTGTTTCTTTTAAGCTTttggctttaaaatataaaatgttattgtcTTTTGTCTTCATGTGGCAGAATATAGTTCCTTTTGTTACTCTACAGTAGGTTCCCAATGTAAGAAGGTTAATGACAAAGAATCcgagaagttttttaaaaattcttttgatatttttattataatggaattaaatttataattatttcagtgTGCTCTGCTTGAAACATTAATAAGTCTTTGTGAGTATTAGCAGAAGTAGGAAAAtctcttaataaaaatatttgttggtgGAAAAATCATAGTAAAGGTAAACCTCTAAATATCTATTTGTAGACCATCAAAGCATAAGCACATCCATATGGTAGGAGATAACCAATGTCTCCCTTCAcgtctactctttttttttttcagacagtcttgctctgtcacccaggttggggtgcagttgtgcaatctcggctcactgcaacctttgtctcccgggttcaagcgattctcctgcctcagcctcctgggtagctgggactacaaggtgtccaccaccatgcctggctactttttgtattttttagtagagatgaggtttcaccatgttgcccaggcttgtctcaaactcctgacctcggttgATCCGtatgcgtcggcctcccaaagtgctgggattacagacataagccactgtgcccggacacgtataatctttttttttttattttcttgttttacccTCCCCAAAACAGAGACATTGAACAGTAGTTAGAATGGCCATCtcccaacatttaaaaaaactgcgctctccaatgGGTGAACAAAGTAAAGAGCAGTAACTTAGAATTCAGTTGAGTAAGCCACTGTGGAGCCTTAAGTGGTGAGgtctcctaatatcacagtgatgTGTCTTCAACTTATATCACCTTTTAGtggaaaaacataatttaatttttgtgaaatgaGATTCATCTCTTGGCACAACTAGTAACAGCATTCACTGAATTTCACATTCTTCTTTTGTGAACTCTGAAGACAATGAATGGTATctagaagaaaaatggaatgatGATATACCAGGACAAAAACACCTATATTTTGTTTTACAAAGCTAACAGTAGTTTTAAATCTGCAACTTCATTATAGACCAACTATGCCACAACCTTTTCAAATGGCAAGaacacaaaaatatttcagaataagtACATACTGAATAAAAGCACTGAAAAATATCTTGCTAGAGGGAGGTCAGCTTGGAAAAGTTACTACCAAagctaaatatttttctgttatataaACTATACTCAAAAATAGCTTTATGAGACTGATTTCTGGAAAGGGCTTAATAGCTAAGAAACGAATACCTTAACTAACAAGGGtggataaaagaaacaaacaagcttCCTACCCCCAACATTTGGATTTATTAAGATTTCTTCAGTATTATAGTACTAATATATCCCTTAATGGCAGAATGTGGTAATCATGGAATTAATTATTGCTGAAGTagttttcaaatgaaaaagagaaaaaaataaatgaaacctgaCACAATCTGACCAAACATGTGGCAATTTACAATTTCAAGGTTATTTTACAAAATGCCTACATGTACACAATAGGCTCCTGGCAGCATTTTCAGACAAATGTTCTTTTAATTTATCCTGACATTCTGTAAGTGAATAAATTACAtgatttaaagaattaaaaggaaaatgagtTTTCCTTTATCTTgcatcagagaaaaagaaaagaatgtgcaaAAAGATTGAGAGGAAGAGCACGCACACACAGATAATTCAGAGAAGCAGATGGGGGTTAGGGAGGGTCAATGATCACAGAACCTCACACAGTGTGCCCTCCAAGGGTAAAAGTCAACTGCTTATAGCCATTTCAcaagtattttaaataacaatgttttgtagtcAAACCCTTCAATGCTTGCATTCTTATTTGAAATCAGCCCAGCTATTAGTCAGTGGAAAAAGTAACAATACCAAGTTTTGGCAGGTGCAGTACTAGATATTTTACCACAAgtcattagaaaaagaaaaatgaaagaatacatttcCCCTTCatacaaaacaattattttagaataaaaacattgaaaaaagttatataatgaaataaaatttacttgCAAGGGAATATCATGTAACAAATGGCTTGAAGTTGACTATTGAAAAATTGGGGAGATTTTTATTTCCTAGTGAATCAGCAAGgcattttttggttgttgtttaaAAAAGTATCATTTCCTTATAGAAACAGTTTTTAGATTTTAGTGAACTTGTAAAACATAAAAGCtcccatttcaaaatatgaacaaaatCCCAGATCATATAGGTGTTTACGGTGATTACATTTATCTAAGCCATGTACATACATGTTCAGTTGTAAGATGTTAACTAAATTTCTGTGACAAatatggttgttgttgtttttaaaataccgAGAACATGATAGAGTTAATGTGGAATTCTAAAGATAATCTGGTAGTTACTAAGATTTTCTTATGTCTTCACAGGTAAGCAGGCGGAATCTTTCCTATTCTCAAAACTGGAATTTTTGGTTACTACTAGATCAGCTGGCTTGCAGACAAGAAGCCAACCATTTTTAGAATGCTCTTTATGTGAACAATTTGCACACCCCAGGGATGGAGAAACCCTAAAAATGCTCAATCGTAAGCATTTACAACCTTCGCAGCTTGGCTGAAGACTGTCCTTCTGAAATGATATCTCAAAGAAGTCtagttcaaaataaaaggttttaaCAAAAAATTGGCATATGGACAATGTCTCCACCAATTCGTGTGTGTCAACCATTTAGTTAATTTTTCTACTTGAATAAATGCAATAGAAAACCAGACACCATGTTTCACTACCTCAGTTAATATTCACAATTACAGCGGCTACACCTTGCGATACAGCATCACCAACGCTCCCCAGAGTCAGTTTATATTGAAATAAAGTTTTTTACACCAACTAAATGGTTGTCCACAGCCACTAGCTGGTGTACATATGAACTACAATTTCTAGATGTGGGGAGGAACAAATGCTGCTCGAATCATCTGCTCTGCTTCTTCTGTTCCTCATTCACGCTTAGTTATCTTTCacattattcttgtttttttcagtttGCTTGCCTGTCTGGGTTTGGGCCTGCTGACCCTGCCCACTGGAAGAGGTTGCCTGCTGTGCTGCTTTATGCTTTAACATCGTCCAATCAAATGTGTAGTCATATTGGTGGTTCAGGGTCCTGAAAAGAATGCGGAATAGCTGCCTCAGATACATGTAATCTGGGACTTCCTCAAAGCGCAGCCCACGACAGTAGTTCAAGTACATGGCGAATTCTGCAGGAAACCCCTTACATAAAACTTCAACAGGGGTGGACGTCTTCTTCTCActaatcttttcatatttttgtttttttgtcataGCCCTTAGTCCTTGCCACGGCAGGCTGGTTctattaaaatacatgaaaacgtAGCCTAAGGATTCCATGTCATCTCGGCGGCTCTGCTCAATACCAAGATGTGCATTGATGCTGGCATATCGGACAGTGCCAATGAGGTGTTTATCTTCTCTGTACGGTATGTGTTGCCTGGTCCTGTTGTCTCTGTACTTTTTGGCCAAACCAAAATCAATAAGGAACAACTTATTACAGTGACGCCCAGTACCCATCAGGAAGTTATCTGGTTTAATGTCTCGGTGAAGAAAATTCTTTGTATGCACGTATTCAATTCTGCTGATCATCTGGTCGGCTAACATAAGTACAGTTTTCATGGTGAACCTTCTTGAACAGAAATTAAAGAGGTCTTCGAGGCTGGGTCCCAGAAGGTCCATGACTAGCACATTGTTGTCTTTTTCCTGACCATACCAGTGCATGTGGGGGATGCCAACCCCACCTTGAAGAATCGTGTAGAGTTTGCTCTCATACAGCAACTGGGGGTGCTTGACCTTCTGAGATTCCAGCTTCACTGCTACTTCCTCGccgttggtggtggtgatgcccAGATAAACGTCTCCAAAGGAGCCAGACCCGATCTTCCGCACCAGTTTGTATTTCCCTCCCACAACGAGTTCGGCCTTGGAGCCGCTGTTGTTTGCCATCCTGAGAGGCAAAGATGGAGGCTGGGCTCAGCCCTGACCCCTCTAGGGGAGGATGGAGGCCTCCGGGGCCCGCCGACCCACAAGGCTGAGGGTGAGGGCTGCTGGAAATGGCCACCGAGGCCTTTCTAGGTGTTACAGGGCCCGGAGTCAGCCTGATCCTTGCAGCACACCAGGATTTCCGCCAGGCCACAGTTTGCGAGGGTTTCTCAAGGTTGCCAGCCTGGGCCACCACCTCTTTCTGGGTTGCGGTTGCTGCCTCGCTGTCGTGGCGACGTTGCGGGCTGAGAAAGGGGGCACAGCGAGTTGGGGCAGCGGTACCGCTGCCACCACTGCCAACGGCTGTGGGCCAGAGGGCCCGGTCACGCAGCCGGCGCCGCCATCTTGTTCCTCCGCCTCAGCCAACCACAAATCGAGAATTTTTGGAGACGCTGTTATTGTCTGAGTCCTCTGTTAGGTGTTCCACTCATCTCACTCCATTTAACACGAACTTGCTAGTCTTGTAAGGTAGCTGTTATTTTCCCTGATTTGTTGGGTAAGAAAGGCTAAGTCTCAGGTAAGCGGCCTAAGGTTGCAAGAGATTGCGGGCGAGCTGGAATTCAAAACTGCCTAGGCTTACTTAACTCGAAGCTCACCTTCTTTCAACTTAATCGTGCAGAAATGGGAGGCTTTTATAACAAAGATTTTCTTGTTTTCGGGCCCAGTCATTGTCCCACCTACTTCCCTAGCCATCATGTCTCCCTGGGTTAATGTGAGTCGGGGTGCCACCTCTTGAGCTTTTTCTCTGCTATCTCAGTGGTTGCTTCTTTATTGAGTTTAGTCAACAAGAGTTACTTACTGCTAGTTAaattgaaatgtcttttttttttttaagcgatccttttgaaattttttcataGAGTGCTTTGAATTTAAATAGGATTCCACAGAGAAGTTCTGGCAAAACTGACTAAATGAAggattaaagtaaaatttaaccaAAATATGGAGAAGAAACAGACGCCGGCAGTTCTGAGCATTTTCTCAGAAGAATTGGGGCCAGCACTAGCAGAAAAAGCGGTagcatttcaatatttttatgaaagTTCACATCACAAATAACAAAACCCGTGcgattattttgttttatgaggAGATGGGATAGGAACTGAGTATAATCCTAACGGGGCAGTAGCAACTAATTTGGGGGCCAATGGCAgaaaggcaggagagagaggtgCAGCTTTGAAAGCAGGTATTCCCACTTTACTGTCTCACATAAGTTAGTGCTGTTCCTAACTTTTCTGACCTGCATCAATCTATGGCGAGAGAAGGAGCTGGTTTGAGACATAGACGGGCATAGAACATTATAAAgtcctttaaaacatttttaaagtccgCTTCAGACAAATATGTGAGGTGGGTAGCACAGTGTATTACTTGGCTTTGCAGCAGGAACAACTcgcaaatctcagtggcttacaaTGACAAAGTTTATTTTATCATTCAGGTTTTATGTAAGCTGTAGATCAGCTGCATCTCTGCTTCCTGTGTCCTCTTTGTTCTAGAATGCAGGCTGAAAGAGCAGCCTCCTTAGGagcatgctgttctcataataaaaGGAGTGGCAAATGTTACATTCCACTGGGCAagacacatcacatggccagGTCCAAAGACAGTGGGGTGAAAATACATACTCCTCCCTCAGGTGGGTAGTAATACAGTATACTGCtggcatattttattattatgattgtaCTTCTTATTTTATACAAGTGGAAATCAAGGCATAGAGAGGTTAGATGAATTGCCCAAGACCACACTACAGACAAGTGTCAGAGGCCAATTTGAAACTGAAGTCTGACCCAAGGTAGTTACTTTTTATACCGTACCAACTAGAATGgcatttctttcatttactcaTCCAACTTTGTTGAAATTTGCCTGGAGAACAATTTCCTTTCTAATAACCTAGAACAAAATTTATGTTGTTAACTCAATGCCCATTATGCTTCCTTCCCTTTCAGTCTTCCAGTCAATGGCTTCAACACGAACCTTGAAATTCAAATAATCTCTATGTGAGAGAAGTCACTATTCAAAAAAGTTACAGATAACCCATACATGGACAAAAGCTTGAATTAAAAAATCCCCTTTCAATACTGGAACTAGAATAGTTTAATTATAGTTTATTAATTGTTTACTAAGTCCCATACTTTTTTGTACCAGTTAAATAAAGGCACTGTCTATAAAGGAGGTCAAGTGTAACTTATAATGGTGGTTGGGTGAACCTTCATTTACAGGGAAGTTGTGAGCATCTCCAGAATGGGGAGGATCAGTAACTGAAGTGGTAATATGACCCTGAATAGCTTCCAATCCAGTCTCCCATGAATTCTCTTACAACAAGCCGGTGGGGCTGCTGATTTTTCCCCGAACACATACTCCCTGCATTTTTTCATCTTTGGGTCTTGGCTTATGGTGTTTCCTCAGCCTGAAATGCTTCCAGCTGCTTTATCTTTCCCATCGCCCAGGTCTAATCCTAATAATCTCAGGGCTCTTCCTTAAATGCTGTTTGCTCCATGAAACCTTTTCCAATCTCCTCAACCAAATATAAATACGCTTTTTAAACCCAAACAACACTTTGCTTAAACTCTTGCATCCCCTCCTACCCTTTTGTCCAAAGTTTTTCTGTAAAAGATGTGcaacaaatagtttttaaaatggaagTAAATTGAACTACTGTATTTGATAAAGTTTTGTGGACAGTGTGTGGGGTTGAtgcattctttattcattcattcaacaaatagttattgaatgCCTCCTATTTGCAGGGCGTGAATGACTCACCAAAGGTGGCATAGATAGGTAATGATGGATTCAGAATGGAAATCCAGGATAGCCTGGCTCCAAAGCCAGTACTTTTAACCCCTACATAGACATCAACAGCCAGAGGCTCCTGAACGCTGGGTGGCTTCACTGT is from Pongo abelii isolate AG06213 chromosome 14, NHGRI_mPonAbe1-v2.0_pri, whole genome shotgun sequence and encodes:
- the CSNK1A1L gene encoding casein kinase I, with the protein product MANNSGSKAELVVGGKYKLVRKIGSGSFGDVYLGITTTNGEEVAVKLESQKVKHPQLLYESKLYTILQGGVGIPHMHWYGQEKDNNVLVMDLLGPSLEDLFNFCSRRFTMKTVLMLADQMISRIEYVHTKNFLHRDIKPDNFLMGTGRHCNKLFLIDFGLAKKYRDNRTRQHIPYREDKHLIGTVRYASINAHLGIEQSRRDDMESLGYVFMYFNRTSLPWQGLRAMTKKQKYEKISEKKTSTPVEVLCKGFPAEFAMYLNYCRGLRFEEVPDYMYLRQLFRILFRTLNHQYDYTFDWTMLKHKAAQQATSSSGQGQQAQTQTGKQTEKNKNNVKDN